The following coding sequences are from one Treponema parvum window:
- a CDS encoding proline--tRNA ligase, whose amino-acid sequence MKTSQTVLYTLRDPPADAVIASHQLMMRAGLIKKLANGLYAYMPFGLRSFRKVENIIREELDRAGCFEIKPTVIVPGDLWKESGRWETMGGEMLRVKTRGGQDMVVSPTAEEAFTYLFKDSITSYKQLPVIPYQINTKYRDEIRPRYGVMRGREFVMMDAYSFDADQKSLDESYEKLSKAYRRIFKRLGLTTIPVKADTGAMGGSGSEEFMVESTVGDNTLILCPKCGYAANVEKASCKPDIATDVNGEPQIKTEKPIEKVFCPGVETIKLMETFFKMPGRQFIKVLIYKVFNSSLDLQNAPGGKTFKREMENTARPYYPVSFFAVAIRGDLDVSETKLASVLKASGAELASENEVIEYSGAPHGFVGPVGLTKLPLLADESVMIMRDDGKFDVCIHDTVTGGGEKDFDNMHVEPGRDFIPFMTADVRIVKEGDCCPECGQKLYTKKGNELGHIFKLGTKYTKAMNAVYLDINGKQQTMLMGCYGIGLDRTLASIIEEHHDKDGIIWTMSTAPYQVVIVPIKYEGDMKEAADRIYDDLVAAKVEVLLDDRNERPGVKFKDMDLIGIPIRIVVGEKNLPEVEIKLRSESESRLVSLKDASKIAAATVHAELAKLNA is encoded by the coding sequence ATGAAAACTTCACAGACCGTATTATACACGCTGCGCGATCCCCCTGCCGACGCAGTGATCGCAAGCCATCAGCTCATGATGCGTGCAGGGCTCATCAAAAAACTTGCCAACGGACTTTACGCATACATGCCGTTCGGGCTGCGCTCATTCAGAAAGGTTGAAAACATAATACGCGAAGAGCTGGACCGTGCAGGCTGCTTTGAAATAAAACCCACTGTAATTGTTCCCGGCGATTTGTGGAAGGAAAGCGGCAGGTGGGAAACCATGGGCGGCGAAATGCTCCGCGTAAAAACGCGAGGCGGCCAAGACATGGTAGTAAGCCCCACGGCCGAAGAAGCCTTTACATATCTATTTAAAGACAGCATTACAAGTTACAAGCAGCTGCCCGTAATTCCCTACCAGATAAACACAAAATACCGCGATGAAATCCGCCCACGCTACGGAGTTATGAGAGGAAGAGAATTCGTTATGATGGACGCCTATTCCTTCGATGCGGATCAAAAGTCTCTTGACGAATCGTATGAAAAACTTTCCAAAGCGTATCGCAGGATTTTCAAGCGGCTCGGGCTTACTACGATTCCCGTAAAGGCCGACACCGGCGCTATGGGCGGCTCGGGTTCCGAAGAATTCATGGTGGAAAGCACTGTCGGGGACAACACGCTCATCTTATGCCCCAAATGCGGTTATGCGGCTAATGTGGAAAAAGCTTCCTGCAAACCGGATATCGCAACCGATGTTAACGGAGAGCCGCAAATAAAGACTGAAAAACCGATCGAGAAGGTTTTTTGCCCCGGAGTTGAGACTATCAAACTCATGGAAACGTTTTTTAAAATGCCGGGAAGGCAGTTTATAAAAGTTCTGATCTATAAGGTGTTCAACTCTTCGCTCGATCTGCAAAATGCGCCCGGCGGAAAAACATTTAAACGAGAAATGGAAAATACCGCACGGCCCTATTATCCCGTCAGTTTTTTTGCGGTTGCCATCCGCGGCGATTTGGATGTAAGCGAAACAAAGCTGGCTTCCGTTCTTAAAGCAAGCGGAGCCGAACTTGCTTCCGAAAATGAAGTGATCGAATATTCCGGTGCGCCGCACGGCTTCGTAGGCCCGGTAGGGCTCACAAAACTTCCTCTCTTGGCCGACGAAAGCGTTATGATCATGCGGGACGACGGTAAATTCGACGTCTGCATACACGACACGGTAACAGGCGGCGGCGAAAAAGACTTTGACAATATGCACGTTGAACCCGGCCGCGACTTTATTCCTTTTATGACCGCAGACGTGCGTATCGTAAAAGAAGGAGACTGTTGCCCTGAATGCGGACAAAAATTGTATACTAAAAAAGGCAACGAGCTGGGACACATATTTAAGCTGGGTACGAAGTATACTAAAGCTATGAACGCAGTCTATCTTGACATAAACGGGAAGCAGCAGACCATGCTCATGGGTTGTTACGGCATAGGCCTTGACCGAACTCTCGCTTCGATCATAGAAGAACATCACGATAAAGACGGGATAATTTGGACAATGAGTACGGCTCCATATCAAGTAGTCATAGTCCCTATAAAATACGAAGGCGACATGAAAGAAGCCGCAGACAGGATATACGACGACCTTGTCGCCGCAAAGGTGGAAGTTTTATTGGACGACAGAAACGAACGACCCGGGGTCAAATTCAAAGACATGGATCTCATAGGAATTCCGATAAGAATAGTCGTAGGTGAAAAAAATCTTCCCGAAGTTGAAATAAAACTTAGATCCGAAAGTGAATCCCGCCTGGTGTCCTTAAAAGACGCATCAAAAATAGCCGCCGCAACAGTTCACGCGGAACTTGCAAAGCTCAATGCGTAA
- a CDS encoding GerMN domain-containing protein → MSENNKKRSGLILSCWIVAALIVLIAFMVNGNKIIGNLKSTGFFERIFGTTPEFVKNYTEKKPPKSNGLLEIEIEKPSVQGSDAPLVSGTPLAPGTHNSSQTPSEGTSEKTQGTAESTSAVTSEAKNTALNAAGESLTNVASAGQNNKQDVARNTNVSSTSVNQSGTTPSTRPQSNQASPSPSAINLRMFFVSIDTDGTISKKEVQRTSLRRDAPLTAALEALLSGPSLQERNANYMSLIPSGTRLLGASVKNGIAFLNFSEEFEYNPYGVEGYLGQLMQIVYTATSFSTVDSVQFLIEGQKKDYLGSEGVWIGSPLARSSFSK, encoded by the coding sequence TATGGTAAACGGCAATAAGATCATAGGAAATTTAAAATCGACGGGTTTTTTTGAGCGGATATTCGGAACCACTCCGGAATTTGTAAAAAATTATACTGAAAAAAAACCGCCGAAATCCAACGGACTTTTGGAAATAGAGATAGAAAAACCTTCCGTGCAGGGGTCGGACGCACCTTTGGTTTCCGGCACTCCTCTTGCCCCCGGCACACATAACAGTTCGCAAACACCGTCCGAAGGAACATCCGAAAAAACTCAAGGAACCGCCGAAAGCACTTCCGCAGTTACGAGCGAAGCAAAAAACACCGCTTTGAATGCGGCGGGTGAAAGCCTGACCAATGTCGCTTCAGCCGGACAAAACAATAAACAGGACGTCGCACGTAACACGAACGTATCTTCAACTTCCGTAAATCAGTCGGGAACGACGCCTTCGACTCGCCCGCAATCCAATCAGGCATCTCCTTCACCTTCTGCGATAAATTTGCGCATGTTTTTCGTTTCGATCGATACCGACGGCACGATAAGCAAAAAAGAAGTGCAGCGCACATCTTTGAGAAGAGACGCTCCTTTAACGGCGGCCTTAGAAGCGCTGCTTTCAGGCCCATCTCTCCAAGAGCGCAACGCAAATTACATGTCTTTGATTCCCTCAGGAACGCGCCTTTTGGGCGCTTCCGTAAAAAACGGAATTGCCTTTCTCAATTTCAGCGAAGAATTCGAATACAATCCTTACGGCGTGGAAGGATATTTGGGTCAGCTTATGCAGATCGTGTACACAGCCACTTCTTTTTCGACGGTCGACAGCGTTCAATTTTTAATTGAAGGGCAAAAAAAAGACTATCTGGGAAGCGAAGGCGTTTGGATAGGCTCCCCTTTGGCAAGGTCGTCTTTTTCCAAATAA
- a CDS encoding efflux RND transporter permease subunit: MSISEASVKKPVTALLVFIILSALGVYSIFNLNVDMYPEIDIPYLIVYTGYKNAGPEEVEASITRTLESSLSGLSGLKKMRSQSSTGLSLIILEMEYGTNLDAAANDMRDKIDMVRSYLPSDADTPLTIKLDPSMIPIMHLVLKGQRSSDELYDYASDIISPRLEQIDGVASAMIMGGRKKTINVDIPRDRLDAYGLTVSQVAQMIGAQNIQATGGNIKSEQLSYSVKTDGKFKSIEDVRNTVISYAMASSAGGAASGGIKKILLRDIADVYEGHEDGSTAAYLDGESSIMLLVQKQSGKNAVKTAANVRAALKNITESLPGDVEVIESSNTTDQIKRTIIEVFKSITEGMILSIIVLLIFLRSIKSTVIIGLAIPISFLITLFLMFLRGMTINMVSLGGMLIGVGMLVDNSIVVLENIFVYRERDAKPSVAATLGAQEMITSVVASTLTSICIFLPMIMLSSRLGFMGQLFNDLAFTIVFSLLGSLFVAIALVPVLSAKYLVLGKSSHINTHTLFGKLNRALGIFFEKMDGAYASSVRRILRHKAATVVVMIFIFLGAIFGAAKVGFIYMPEISSDTVTVKFELPKGTRLEVTEAYVQQMESIARQEIKGIKFSTVTAGGDSMLSSSATTNEGSLTLTLYPKAERQKGWDTDKTAKDKLRPYFTKFPGATITFGTNNNDTANSGISIDIKSNDLSLVAKTANQVMNLIKTQAADVVNEVTCDLEEGLPQLEIKLDRNRMYELGLNVASIGSEISGAINGLRASRYDDGGKEINIVVRLPEKDRAKVTDLDLIYVRNNSGTRIPLSNFAHTVKNTAPVTIFRENQSRIAHVTVKQVDGLSLGDVQNRIKDLIDKNILMEDDLNITYSGDLADMREAIMNFLAIIIMAIVLVFAVMASQFESFKSPFIIMFTIPLSFIGVTAIYGITRQRFSIMTIMGVLTLVGTIVNNGIVLIDQINILRKRGRALDDACVEAAGNRLRPILMSTLTTVFSLIPMAFFPGEGSESMQPIGLTIFGGMTFGSMMTLFLMPVVYNLFNRKNERARVKELKRIEEENA, encoded by the coding sequence ATGTCTATATCAGAGGCGTCCGTTAAAAAACCTGTAACGGCATTATTAGTATTCATAATACTTTCGGCATTGGGAGTTTATTCCATATTTAACCTCAATGTGGATATGTATCCGGAGATAGACATTCCGTATCTTATCGTCTATACCGGATATAAAAACGCAGGTCCTGAAGAAGTGGAAGCTTCCATAACGAGAACCCTCGAAAGTTCTCTTTCGGGCTTAAGCGGACTTAAAAAAATGCGGTCGCAGTCGTCTACGGGCCTAAGTCTCATAATTCTTGAAATGGAATACGGAACGAATCTGGACGCGGCGGCGAACGATATGCGTGATAAAATCGATATGGTAAGAAGCTATCTTCCTTCCGACGCCGATACTCCGCTTACGATAAAACTTGATCCGTCAATGATTCCTATAATGCATTTGGTCTTAAAAGGGCAGCGCTCTTCCGACGAACTTTATGACTACGCGTCGGATATTATTTCTCCGCGGCTTGAACAGATAGACGGAGTCGCTTCCGCAATGATCATGGGCGGCCGCAAAAAAACGATTAACGTAGATATTCCGCGCGACAGACTTGACGCTTACGGACTTACCGTTTCGCAAGTGGCTCAAATGATAGGCGCGCAAAACATTCAAGCTACGGGCGGGAACATAAAGTCCGAACAGTTAAGTTATTCCGTCAAGACGGACGGAAAATTCAAATCCATAGAAGACGTGCGTAATACGGTAATATCTTATGCGATGGCTTCCTCCGCCGGCGGCGCTGCGTCAGGCGGCATAAAAAAGATATTGCTGCGCGACATTGCCGATGTGTATGAAGGACACGAAGACGGCTCCACAGCCGCATATCTTGACGGAGAATCGAGCATAATGCTTTTGGTGCAAAAGCAGAGCGGTAAAAACGCCGTAAAAACCGCGGCGAACGTGCGAGCGGCTCTTAAAAACATAACGGAATCCCTTCCCGGTGACGTTGAAGTCATCGAATCGTCGAATACTACCGACCAAATAAAACGGACTATAATTGAAGTGTTTAAATCCATAACGGAAGGAATGATTCTTTCCATCATAGTCCTGCTTATTTTCTTAAGGAGCATAAAAAGTACTGTCATAATAGGACTTGCAATTCCCATTTCATTTTTAATTACGCTTTTTCTCATGTTCCTTCGCGGAATGACCATAAACATGGTTTCCTTAGGCGGAATGCTCATAGGCGTGGGTATGCTTGTAGACAATTCCATTGTCGTTCTTGAAAACATCTTTGTTTACAGGGAACGCGATGCAAAGCCGTCGGTCGCCGCGACGCTGGGCGCTCAGGAAATGATAACTTCCGTCGTCGCAAGCACTTTAACCTCCATCTGTATATTCCTCCCCATGATAATGCTGAGTTCGAGGCTCGGTTTTATGGGACAGCTTTTTAACGATCTTGCGTTTACGATCGTTTTTTCGCTATTGGGTTCTCTTTTCGTTGCCATCGCTCTTGTTCCCGTTTTAAGCGCAAAATACCTTGTTTTAGGTAAAAGCTCGCATATCAACACGCACACACTTTTCGGTAAGTTGAATCGTGCGCTCGGCATCTTTTTTGAAAAAATGGACGGAGCGTATGCTTCTTCGGTCAGAAGAATATTGAGACATAAGGCGGCTACTGTCGTAGTGATGATCTTTATTTTTCTAGGTGCGATCTTTGGAGCGGCAAAAGTCGGATTCATATACATGCCTGAAATTTCTTCCGATACGGTGACTGTAAAATTCGAGCTTCCTAAAGGCACCAGGCTGGAAGTTACGGAAGCGTACGTACAGCAGATGGAATCCATTGCCCGCCAGGAAATCAAGGGAATTAAATTTTCAACCGTTACGGCGGGAGGCGACTCTATGCTTTCTTCGAGCGCGACGACGAACGAAGGTTCTTTGACGCTTACCTTATACCCTAAAGCCGAACGCCAAAAGGGCTGGGATACGGACAAAACGGCAAAAGACAAGCTCCGCCCGTATTTTACGAAATTCCCCGGAGCTACGATTACATTCGGAACGAATAACAACGATACGGCCAACAGCGGTATAAGCATTGACATAAAAAGCAACGATTTAAGCCTTGTGGCAAAGACGGCCAATCAGGTTATGAATTTGATAAAGACGCAGGCCGCCGACGTTGTTAATGAAGTGACATGCGATCTTGAAGAAGGGCTTCCGCAGCTGGAAATAAAGCTTGACAGAAATCGCATGTACGAGTTGGGACTGAACGTAGCTTCAATCGGAAGCGAAATAAGCGGCGCCATAAACGGGCTTAGAGCCAGCCGGTATGACGACGGAGGAAAAGAGATTAACATCGTCGTTCGCCTGCCCGAAAAAGACCGTGCAAAGGTTACGGATCTTGACCTGATATACGTAAGAAACAACAGCGGAACAAGAATACCTCTGTCGAACTTTGCTCACACGGTAAAGAATACCGCGCCGGTAACGATCTTCAGGGAAAATCAGTCGCGCATAGCGCATGTAACCGTAAAACAGGTTGACGGACTTTCTTTGGGAGACGTGCAGAACCGAATAAAAGACCTTATAGATAAAAACATTCTTATGGAAGACGATTTGAACATAACGTATTCGGGAGACTTGGCTGATATGCGGGAAGCGATTATGAATTTCCTTGCGATCATCATAATGGCGATTGTGCTTGTGTTTGCCGTCATGGCAAGTCAATTCGAATCGTTTAAAAGTCCGTTCATAATAATGTTTACAATCCCTCTGTCCTTTATAGGAGTTACCGCTATTTACGGAATTACGCGACAGAGGTTCAGCATAATGACGATCATGGGCGTTTTAACCCTTGTAGGCACGATAGTAAACAACGGTATAGTGCTTATCGATCAGATCAATATTCTGCGCAAAAGAGGCAGAGCCCTTGACGACGCCTGTGTTGAAGCTGCCGGAAACCGCCTCAGACCCATACTCATGAGCACGCTCACAACAGTGTTTTCTTTGATACCTATGGCATTTTTTCCCGGCGAAGGTTCGGAATCCATGCAGCCCATCGGTCTTACGATTTTCGGAGGAATGACATTCGGTTCGATGATGACGCTGTTTTTGATGCCCGTAGTTTACAACCTTTTTAACAGAAAAAATGAAAGGGCTCGTGTTAAAGAATTAAAGCGCATTGAGGAAGAAAACGCATAG
- a CDS encoding TetR/AcrR family transcriptional regulator: MAVKTACKSCQKRQSAKERILDIAFSFFKTPLYEQVSLNDIAKKAGISKAAIFRHFKNKADLVCAMQNRFFNDVADYIISIKQDLTAAIWSKDVSLYRIVLRNTVKTYFEYPEYLFYMLSHSAVSIKDYREQTLLLSKKLEEKGLSLKMLGGMFGVNYSPENFSVFNLKNYAAISYAFISVAYFLILSLSGQKKSSASDQAESGCLEKYVLQEPAFDSETIADLLDFGIYSPQRYLSYERMKELDEKAHIDLSKIPPANKIFCALSQVIDKYGFPGVTVKRLADTLNMAKSSLYSYFDSKKTLIHKLLTEEIYLMISSLDEVCGEITDSTELAYVFFRALTEYFLARQDILTVFRWTRMSGSIIPEQYEHEDFSLQNFKLSADVDEAEQLDKLPFKMTRRIFFTWISVVSSSIVMRKNIHNLSDENCYEIVKLCFDFMQRGLTSDTN; this comes from the coding sequence GTGGCGGTAAAAACGGCCTGCAAGAGCTGTCAAAAAAGACAGTCAGCAAAAGAAAGAATTTTAGATATCGCGTTTTCTTTTTTTAAAACTCCGCTCTACGAACAGGTTTCTCTTAACGACATTGCAAAAAAAGCCGGAATATCAAAGGCCGCCATATTCAGGCATTTTAAAAATAAGGCGGATCTTGTTTGCGCAATGCAGAACAGGTTTTTTAACGACGTGGCGGATTATATAATTTCAATAAAGCAGGATCTTACCGCTGCCATATGGTCAAAAGACGTTTCGCTGTATCGGATTGTGCTTCGAAACACGGTAAAGACTTATTTTGAATATCCGGAGTATTTATTTTACATGCTCTCTCACAGCGCAGTTTCTATAAAAGACTATAGGGAACAGACGCTCCTTTTGAGCAAAAAACTCGAAGAAAAAGGACTTTCGCTTAAGATGCTGGGAGGTATGTTCGGGGTAAATTATTCGCCCGAAAATTTTTCCGTGTTTAATCTGAAAAATTACGCCGCCATTTCATATGCGTTTATTTCCGTAGCATATTTTTTAATATTATCGCTTTCAGGCCAAAAAAAATCGTCCGCCTCCGATCAGGCGGAATCAGGTTGTCTTGAAAAATATGTTTTGCAAGAGCCAGCTTTTGATTCTGAGACGATAGCGGACTTACTTGATTTCGGAATATACAGCCCGCAGCGATACCTGTCTTACGAGCGCATGAAGGAACTTGACGAAAAAGCCCATATCGATCTTTCAAAGATTCCTCCGGCCAATAAAATTTTTTGCGCGCTGTCGCAAGTGATAGACAAATACGGCTTTCCCGGCGTCACTGTGAAGCGCTTGGCGGATACGCTGAACATGGCGAAGAGCAGTTTGTATTCATATTTCGATTCTAAAAAGACTTTGATACATAAATTATTGACAGAAGAGATTTATTTAATGATAAGCAGTCTGGACGAGGTGTGCGGCGAAATTACGGACAGCACGGAACTAGCTTACGTATTTTTCCGCGCACTCACAGAATATTTTCTTGCACGGCAGGATATTCTTACGGTATTCAGATGGACACGAATGTCAGGATCGATAATTCCGGAGCAGTACGAGCATGAAGATTTTTCTTTGCAAAATTTCAAATTGTCCGCCGACGTAGACGAGGCGGAACAGCTTGACAAACTGCCGTTTAAAATGACTAGGAGAATATTTTTTACGTGGATCAGCGTCGTGTCTTCTTCGATCGTCATGCGAAAAAACATTCACAATCTTAGCGACGAAAACTGTTATGAAATAGTAAAACTGTGTTTTGATTTTATGCAGAGAGGGTTAACAAGTGATACGAATTGA
- a CDS encoding efflux RND transporter periplasmic adaptor subunit, whose protein sequence is MKKINQSRLKIILSVVLAAVFFGAFAGCKKAAEEKKENATASFAVNTYKITEGRLDDYLEFGGDIVASSLVNIMPDTNGKISRIMVRVGDLVKKDQIVAYIDPSRPGMTYSENPVKAPTTGTITLFPYSVGEMVGSSVSIGQISSIGNLEIHTDIAERFVSRIKKGQTAAISFDAFPGEAFSAHVFEVSPVLDTTTRTMKVKLSLDKPDPRVKVGMYSRIKLITEELENVIIMPFDAIIARDNKSYVFVVNREEGKRPENQIGIPAVVHMQEITQGIHVDERVEITAGLKSGDEIVVRGQTVLVDGASVNILNE, encoded by the coding sequence ATGAAAAAGATAAATCAATCAAGATTAAAGATTATTTTATCCGTAGTTCTTGCGGCGGTTTTTTTCGGCGCATTTGCCGGCTGCAAAAAGGCCGCCGAAGAAAAAAAAGAAAATGCGACCGCGTCTTTTGCCGTAAATACTTACAAGATCACCGAAGGCCGCTTGGACGATTATCTGGAATTCGGCGGAGACATCGTGGCGTCTTCGTTAGTGAACATAATGCCGGACACTAACGGAAAAATTTCGCGCATTATGGTCAGGGTCGGGGATCTTGTTAAAAAAGATCAGATTGTAGCGTACATCGATCCCAGCCGGCCCGGCATGACTTACAGCGAAAATCCTGTAAAAGCGCCCACTACGGGAACAATCACACTGTTTCCCTATTCCGTTGGAGAAATGGTTGGATCTTCGGTTTCCATCGGGCAGATAAGCAGCATAGGAAATCTTGAAATCCATACGGATATTGCCGAACGCTTTGTTTCGCGCATAAAAAAAGGACAAACGGCCGCAATAAGCTTTGACGCTTTTCCGGGCGAAGCGTTTTCAGCGCACGTGTTTGAAGTAAGTCCCGTGCTTGACACGACTACGCGCACAATGAAGGTAAAACTCAGCTTGGACAAACCGGATCCCCGCGTAAAGGTGGGAATGTATTCTCGTATAAAACTCATAACCGAAGAACTTGAAAACGTCATAATCATGCCTTTTGACGCGATAATCGCCCGGGACAATAAATCTTATGTTTTTGTGGTTAACAGAGAAGAAGGTAAACGGCCGGAAAACCAAATAGGGATTCCCGCCGTAGTGCACATGCAGGAAATAACCCAAGGGATCCACGTGGATGAAAGAGTTGAAATTACAGCGGGCTTAAAATCAGGAGACGAAATAGTTGTACGCGGACAGACTGTCTTGGTGGACGGAGCGAGCGTGAACATTTTAAACGAATAG
- a CDS encoding TolC family protein, translating into MSMAIKKSGKRFLLCCIFPAAVLILSLFPAAAQSAVKEAKTQPVILTIEQAVDYANKNSRTLKSARIDLEMSERASKYSWNVFLPALTVSGTASRANDYVPGAGDIIANAIYHVPIPSSYESEKDRWTGIGNISVSLNLSLALIQRIRAAHANFESGKITWTQASKQNELNIRKLFYALLLQQENLKVQETSLKNARQRALQAEVNYKNGMVPELSMLQAQVTYENQRPNVDKERQALSQQLDSFAFLLGMPVGTKIELVGEITPKFINIDAEEVYPKYGMNNLDVLNIKRNIDVLKLNLNALNLSSFTPALSLGWNYQPILMTGGKWTDSDSRYDNGNFSITLAWTISDILPFSANRQSAKDIEDNIRKLEVSLDTLIQNNELIVRKTADSLAQAKEAIESNERNIKLAQRSYDMTAIAYRNGTTELLDLRDAETQLNQAKLGMLNEQYNYISYRLDLEYILNTQLTGEIK; encoded by the coding sequence ATGTCAATGGCGATAAAAAAATCAGGAAAAAGATTTTTGCTCTGCTGCATTTTTCCGGCAGCCGTGCTGATCTTAAGCCTTTTTCCGGCAGCGGCTCAGAGCGCAGTAAAAGAAGCTAAAACGCAGCCGGTGATTCTTACGATCGAACAGGCGGTGGATTACGCAAATAAAAACAGCAGGACTTTAAAAAGCGCAAGGATCGACTTGGAAATGTCCGAGCGCGCCAGTAAGTATTCGTGGAACGTTTTTTTGCCTGCGCTTACGGTGTCGGGAACCGCGAGTCGTGCGAATGATTATGTTCCGGGCGCAGGCGATATTATCGCAAATGCAATATATCACGTTCCCATTCCCAGCAGTTACGAAAGTGAAAAAGACCGCTGGACGGGAATAGGCAACATAAGCGTTTCGCTAAATTTAAGCCTTGCTCTCATACAGCGGATAAGAGCTGCGCACGCGAATTTTGAAAGCGGAAAGATAACGTGGACGCAGGCTTCAAAGCAAAACGAACTCAATATCAGAAAACTTTTTTACGCCCTGCTTTTGCAGCAGGAAAATTTAAAAGTTCAAGAGACCAGTTTAAAAAATGCGCGCCAGAGAGCTCTGCAGGCGGAAGTAAATTATAAAAACGGTATGGTTCCGGAACTTTCGATGCTGCAGGCACAGGTTACCTATGAAAACCAAAGGCCGAATGTGGATAAAGAGCGGCAAGCTTTATCGCAGCAGCTCGATTCCTTTGCCTTTCTTTTGGGAATGCCTGTAGGCACAAAGATCGAGCTCGTAGGCGAAATAACTCCCAAATTTATTAACATTGATGCCGAAGAGGTTTATCCCAAATACGGAATGAATAATCTTGACGTCCTCAACATAAAAAGAAACATAGATGTTTTAAAACTCAATCTCAACGCTCTCAATTTGAGCTCTTTTACGCCGGCGCTTTCATTAGGATGGAACTATCAGCCGATTTTGATGACGGGCGGAAAGTGGACTGACAGCGATTCGCGCTATGATAACGGAAATTTTTCCATTACGCTCGCGTGGACTATATCCGACATTCTTCCTTTTTCCGCTAACAGACAGAGCGCTAAGGACATAGAAGATAACATCCGTAAGCTAGAAGTTTCACTCGACACTCTCATTCAAAATAACGAACTTATCGTGCGTAAAACCGCAGACAGCCTTGCTCAGGCTAAGGAAGCTATAGAATCAAACGAACGGAATATAAAACTTGCTCAGCGCTCATACGATATGACGGCGATCGCTTATCGCAACGGGACCACGGAACTGCTTGACCTGCGCGATGCGGAAACCCAGTTAAATCAGGCAAAGCTCGGTATGCTGAACGAGCAGTACAACTATATTTCATACCGGCTTGACCTTGAATACATATTGAACACACAACTTACAGGAGAAATAAAATGA